A genomic window from Nicotiana sylvestris chromosome 11, ASM39365v2, whole genome shotgun sequence includes:
- the LOC138881048 gene encoding uncharacterized protein, with amino-acid sequence MRRVRSQDRLQGFDPEPERIFHRRLREARDTNNIQTLVQFPGNMAEEQHMAVQEVAMPFMGLPHEDPQQHILNFLEISDIYITNGVTPNYVRLTLFPFSLLDEPKRWLKAEPANSITSWNDLARKFLARKWESLYSAWERFKGLIRDCRHHNQTREVLAHTFIEGLHPETKFVVDNVAGGQVLEKSFDEIYALLNKFSKTNLDWQGEMGRHTVQKSGGVLKLDVVSALSTQISTLTNQVNQMTLIINKQQAQPEWEAIRRSSVKKRKQVTFNKRPTTIESTLEKSKESEKPAGEAMVEQPPPLVARQPPPFPQRLQKVRDNTAYKKFLDILKKVLINNPLVDILQEVPKYAKYIKDIVENKRRLTEFETMALTKECSSRI; translated from the exons ATGCGAAGGGTCAGAAGTCAAGACCGACTTCAAGGCTTTGACCCTGAACCTGAGAGAATATTTCACAGGAGGTTGAGGGAAGCAAGGGACACAAATAATATTCAGACACTTGTTCAATTTCCTGGGAACATGGCAGAGGAGCAACACATGGCTGTTCAGGAGGTGGCAATGCCA TTTATGGGTCTTCCACACGAGGATCCACAACAGCATATCCTGAACTTCTTGGAGATTAGTGACATTTATATCACTAACGGAGTCACTCCAAACTATGTGAGGCTCACACTTTTTCCATTCTCGCTGTTAGATGAACCAAAGCGATGGCTGAAGGCAGAACCAGCTAATTCTATTACCTCATGGAATGATTTGGCAAGGAAATTTCTGGCTAG AAAATGGGAGTCTTTATACTCTGCTTGGGAGAGATTCAAGGGGCTAATCAGAGACTGTCGTCATCACAATCAGACAAGAGAAGTATTGGCTCACACTTTCATAGAAGGTCTACATCCTGAAACAAAGTTTGTAGTAGATAATGTAGCTGGAGGTCAAGTGTTAGAGAAAAGCTTTGACGAGATATATGCATTATTGAACAAATTCTCCAAAACCAATCTGGATTGGCAAGGAGAGATGGGTAGACACACAGTGCAAAAGTCTGGAGGAGTTCTTAAGTTAGACGTCGTCTCAGCATTATCAACGCAGATTTCTACACTAACCAACCAAGTTAATCAGATGACCTTGATTATCAATAAGCAACAAGCACAACCG GAATGGGAGGCAATTAGAAGAAGTTCAGTCAAAAAGAGGAAACAAGTGACTTTTAATAAGAGGCCTACCACTATAGAATCAACATTAGAAAAATCTAAGGAGTCAGAGAAGCCAGCTGGAGAGGCGATGGTTGAGCAACCCCCACCATTGGTTGCAAGGCAACCACCTCCGTTCCCTCAAAGATTGCAGAAAGTAAGGGATAATACCGCATATAAAAAGTTTCTTGATATTTTGAAGAAGGTGCTAATTAATAATCCATTGGTTGACATCTTACAAGAAGTACCCAAATATGCAAAGTACATCAAGGATATAGTGGAAAATAAAAGGAGGCTGACCGAGTTCGAAACTATGGCACTCACTAAGGAGTGCAGTTCAAGAATTTAG
- the LOC104230997 gene encoding probable plastidic glucose transporter 2 gives MWGHLRASSSMNKRVTSKDSMNADVEANSDLLENGEQEMTNPSWRYSCPHVLVATIVAFLFGYHLGVVNEPLESISIDLGFSGDTLAEGLVVSTCLAGAFAGSLISGWIADGVGRRRAFQLCSLPMIMGASLCATAKTLAGMLAGRFLVGLGLGVGPPVASLYVTEVSPAHVRGTYGSSIQIATCLGLMAALVIGIPVKNIVGWWRVCFWVSTIPAAILALAMMFCAESPHWLYKQGRSAEAEVEFQRLLGSALVKSAMLELSKSDRGDETESVKISELLYGRHSRVVFIGSTLFALQQLSGINAVFYFSSTVFRRAGVSSNLANVFVGIANLTGSIVALVLMDNLGRKVLLHWSFFGMALAMAVQVFASSGVASNYGAFYFSVGGMLLFVLTFAVGAGPVPGLLLPEIFPSRIRAKAMAFCMSVHWVVNFFVGLMFLRLLEQLGPHFLYSIFGTFCVMAVVFVKRNVMETKGKSLQEIEIALLPQE, from the exons ATGTGGGGACACTTGCGTGCTTCATCCTCAATGAATAAGCGCGTGACATCCAAGGATTCCATGAATGCTGATGTCGAAGCCAATTCTG ATCTCCTTGAGAATGGCGAGCAAGAGATGACAAATCCCTCTTGGAGGTATTCGTGCCCGCATGTACTTGTGGCAACAATAGTTGCATTTCTATTTGGCTATCATCTTGG GGTAGTGAATGAACCACTTGAAAGCATTTCAATTGATCTTGGCTTCAGTGGGGATACATTGGCTGAAG GTTTGGTGGTGAGTACTTGTCTAGCTGGTGCCTTTGCTGGATCCCTGATTAGTGGTTGGATTGCTGATGGAGTTGGCCGTCGTCGAGCCTTTCAGTTGTGCTCATTGCCTATGATTATGGGTGCTTCTCTATG TGCAACAGCGAAAACTCTGGCAGGCATGCTTGCAGGAAGGTTTTTAGTGGGATTAGGATTGGGCGTGGGTCCTCCTGTTGCTTCTCTTTACGTAACAGAG GTTTCTCCTGCTCATGTGAGGGGTACTTATGGGAGTTCGATCCAAATAGCAACATGTCTTGGGCTGATGGCAGCTCTTGTCATAGGGATCCCTGTCAAGAACATAGTGGGTTG GTGGCGTGTATGCTTTTGGGTATCTACTATTCCAGCTGCAATACTTGCACTTGCTATGATGTTCTGTGCTGAGTCCCCTCATTGGCTATATAAG CAAGGAAGATCTGCTGAGGCTGAAGTCGAGTTTCAGAGGCTTCTGGGAAGTGCACTTGTTAAGAGTGCAATGCTGGAGCTTTCAAAGTCGGATAGAGGGGATGAGACTGAAAGTGTTAAGATCTCTGAATTGCTTTATGGTCGGCATTCTAGAG TTGTTTTTATTGGGTCAACCCTATTTGCTTTACAACAGCTATCTGGAATAAATGCTGTGTTTTATTTCTCTTCAACTGTATTTAGACGTGCGGGAGTATCCTCGAACCTGGCAAATGTTTTTGTTGGGATTGCAAACTTAACAG GGTCAATTGTTGCGTTGGTTCTGATGGACAACTTAGGAAGGAAAGTCCTCCTTCATTGGAGCTTCTTTGGAATG GCTTTAGCCATGGCCGTTCAAGTGTTTGCATCAAGTGGGGTTGCTTCAAATTATGGAGCTTTTTACTTCTCTGTTGGTGGCATGCTGCT GTTTGTCTTGACATTTGCTGTTGGAGCTGGTCCAGTTCCTGGTCTCCTCCTCCCAGAAATATTTCCCAGTCGGATTAGGGCTAAAGCTATGGCATTTTGTATGTCAGTTCACTGG GTGGTAAACTTTTTTGTTGGACTGATGTTCTTGCGTTTACTCGAGCAACTTGGGCCGCACTTTTTGTACTCCATATTTGGCACCTTCTGCGTGATGGCCGTGGTTTTTGTAAAGAGGAATGTGATGGAAACAAAGGGAAAGTCACTTCAAGAAATTGAGATAGCCCTTCTTCCGCAAGAATAA